CCACCTTCTGCGCATCGACCACCGGCTGCCCGTCGACGGAGCGGACGGCCTCCCCGAGCGCCTGGAAGGTCGGGGCCAGCTCGGCGGGCAGCACCTCGATCGCCTGGTCGACGGCCACCAGCACCGGTGCCGCGTCGAAGTCGCCGGTCAGGTCGCCGGCGTAGAGGGCCTGCATCAGCAGGCCCGAGACGGATCCGTACGCGGAGGCGACCGTCATGCACGTGCCCTGGTCGCCGATGATCCCGCCGCCGGTGTCCTGCGTCGGCTCCTCGGTCGGGCCGGTCGGGCCCTCGGTGGGTTCGGTGCTGTCCTCGATCGTTGCGGGTCCTTGGCCGATCGGTCCGGCTCCGATCCCGATGCCGGGTGGCGGGTCGCCGGCATCACTGCCGCCGGTACACCCGGCGAGCACCAGTGCTGCAGTCAGCAGCGGGACGAGAACACCTGCACGGAAACGCATCTGGAACACCTGACCGGATCTGCTGTCGGACCCGCGCCGAATCGCGGCACAGAGGAGTGCATGTCGCGAACGCGGTTGCGACACCTGGTGTGTCGCCGGGCAGCAGGAGCGGATGGCTCGGGCGGTGATACCGGACGGATGCAACGGGTGAGCCGGGTCACGCCCGGGGTGATCGGTCGGGCCCGGAGTTCCCGACGCACTCCGGCGACGGTCACATTGGTTCCGGGCAGTGCGGAAGCTGGGCACGTTCGGGAGCGCTGTCGGGTGGCCAGGGAACGACACCACGGCAGGGCTGCTCAGCTGCGTCCGCACGTCGGCGGCCACCATGCGACAGTCACGGCAGGTCCGGGGACGCCGGATGCCGGGCACGTCACCGGGCGCGCAGTTCCCGCCGGTCACGCCATCGCGTGACGGGTCGCTCAGACGCCGACCGGCGCGGTGCGGAAGGCCTCGGCAACCAGCTCGTAGGAGCGCAGTTTGGCCTGGTGGCCGTGCACCCGGGTGCTCACCATGAGCTCCTGCACCCCGAAGTCCTCGACGAGCTCGCGGAGCCCGGCGGCCACCTGCTGCGGATCGCCGATCACCTCGGTGCTCTGCATCGCGGCGGTCAGGTCGAGTTCCTGCTGGGTCCAGGGGTACTCGGCCGCCTCCTCCGGAGAGGGCGTGCGCTGCAACTGACCCCGGCGCAGCAACAGCATCGACAGCGCACCCGGCCGCGCCTGGTACTGCGCCTCCTCCTCGGTGTCGGCCGCGACCACGCTGACGCCGATCATCGAGTAGGGCTCGTCCAGCTCGTCGGAGGGCCGGAACGACTGCCGGTAGATGTCCAGCGCCGCAAGGGTGTTCCCGCCGGCGCCGGCGAAGTGGTGGGCGAAGGCGAACGGCAGGCCCAGCTTCCCGGCGAGCCGCGCGGACCAGTCGGAGGAACCGAGCAGCCAGACCGGGACCGG
This region of Nakamurella alba genomic DNA includes:
- a CDS encoding LLM class flavin-dependent oxidoreductase, whose protein sequence is MSNPQIAGSTLGSSPVPLSVLDLAGVGTGQTVREALESTTALAAAAERWGYTRFWVAEHHGIPAVASAAPPVLLAHLGAATHSIRLGSGGVMLPNHAPLAVAEQFGTLAALHPGRIDLGLGRAPGSDQLTSYALRRRMQNPDEDMADRLTELRHFLRGDFPDNHPFAAIQATPVSPVPVWLLGSSDWSARLAGKLGLPFAFAHHFAGAGGNTLAALDIYRQSFRPSDELDEPYSMIGVSVVAADTEEEAQYQARPGALSMLLLRRGQLQRTPSPEEAAEYPWTQQELDLTAAMQSTEVIGDPQQVAAGLRELVEDFGVQELMVSTRVHGHQAKLRSYELVAEAFRTAPVGV